A genomic window from Hyla sarda isolate aHylSar1 chromosome 10, aHylSar1.hap1, whole genome shotgun sequence includes:
- the LOC130294501 gene encoding prolactin-like produces MFEDIDQQYSEGRQLMINAMNNCHTSTLNTPEGKEQTLQLQHEDLLSLVNTLLRSWSQPLQYLSMGAPNNMVQKVKEAEEHTKILQGGIDRISGRMLTDLEDLYPEWFGPVDITVPQGDPDLFPIYHLLHCFRRDSHKIDSYLKILRCRMIEANC; encoded by the exons ATGTTTGAGGATATT GATCAACAGTATTCAGAAGGACGCCAACTTATGATTAACGCAATGAACAATTGTCATACCTCAACCCTAAATACCCCAGAGGGCAAGGAGCAGACACTGCAACTCCAA CATGAAGACTTGTTGAGCCTTGTGAATACATTACTGCGCTCTTGGTCCCAGCCCCTGCAATACTTGTCCATGGGGGCACCAAATAATATGGTTCAGAAGGTGAAAGAAGCTGAGGAACACACTAAGATTCTTCAAGGAGGAATAGACAGGATCTCTGGAAGA ATGCTGACTGATTTAGAAGACTTGTACCCTGAGTGGTTTGGTCCCGTTGACATCACGGTGCCACAGGGCGATCCCGACCTGTTCCCCATCTACCACTTGTTGCACTGTTTCCGCAGGGACTCTCACAAAATTGACAGCTACTTAAAGATCCTCCGATGTCGCATGATAGAAGCCAACTGCTAG